In Macadamia integrifolia cultivar HAES 741 chromosome 1, SCU_Mint_v3, whole genome shotgun sequence, a single window of DNA contains:
- the LOC122078609 gene encoding coumarin 8-geranyltransferase 1b, chloroplastic-like translates to MSLHGIAIATFKDIPDVDGDKESGIVTSSTKLGKERAFSLGVNILLIAYGLGMIMGVSSSSLLFKLITILGHSTIAAVLLLHSRTVDLTNKLSAQSFYMFIWKLVYAEYLLLPFVR, encoded by the exons GACATACCAGATGTCGATGGAGATAAAGAAAGTGGCATTGTCACCTCTAGCACCAAACTTGGCAAAGAAAGA GCATTCTCCCTTGGTGTTAACATCCTTCTGATTGCTTATGGTCTTGGAATGATAATGGGGGTTTCGTCTTCATCTTTACTGTTCAAACTTATCACA ATACTGGGTCATTCTACCATCGCTGCTGTTCTTTTGCTTCATTCTAGGACTGTTGATCTTACAAATAAATTATCTGCACAATCATTTTACATGTTCATATGGAAG TTAGTTTATGCTGAGTACCTCCTCCTTCCATTTGTACGGTGA